The Acidobacteriaceae bacterium nucleotide sequence GATGAAATGGATCGGCGCTGCAATTCTGGCGGCTACCCCGGTGATGTACTTCATGCTATTCCGCGTGGCATGGCGGCGGGCGCGACTGATGGCGTTCTGGAACCCGGAAGCCGATCCCCGCGGGGTTGGATACCACACACTGCAGTCGCTGATCGCGGTGGGGACGGGAGGTATCCACGGCAAGGGTTTGATGGAAGGCGTGCAGAAGCTGTTCTTTCTGCCGGAGCCACATACGGACTTTATCTTCGCGGTGATCTGCGAAGAGCTGGGGCTGATTGGCGCGCTGCTGGTGTTGGCTGCGTTCTGTGTCCTGGGCTTTCGTGGGCTGCGGGCGGCGTACAGGTCGACCGATCCGTTTGCACGCTTTGTGGCGTTTGGTATGACGACGACGATCCTGGTGCAGGCATTCTTCAACATCAGCGTTGTGCTGTCGATTGTGCCGAATAAGGGGCTTCCGCTGCCGTTCATCTCTTCCGGTGGCACGAGTGTGGCGATCATGCTGGCGTGTATGGGCGTGTTGCTGAATGTGACGAGAGAGATTGACTGATGGCGTTACGAGTGATCATTGCCGGTGGAGGCACCGGGGGGCATGTGGTTCCGGCGCTGGCGATCGGGCGCAAACTGCGAGAGGAGTATGACGGTGAGTGTGTCTACGTGGGCACGCAGCGCGGCATTGAAACGAAGCTGGTTCCCGAAGCCGGGTTTCGGCTGGAGCTGGTGCGCTCAGGGCAGTTGAACCGGGTGAGTTTGAAGACGAAGCTGAAGACGTACCTCGATCTTCCGCGCGGTGTGCTGCAGTGCATGGCGCTGATGCGGTCGTTCAAGCCGCAGGTAGTGGTGGGCGTAGGCGGCTATGCCAGCGGGCCAGCGATGCTGGCAGCGGTGCTGATGCGCGTGCCGACGCTGATGTATGAGCCGAACGCTGTGCCGGGGATGACGAACCGTTTGCTGGGCAAGCGCGTGAGTGCGGCGGCGGTGAACTTTGCGGCGACCGTACCGTTCTTTCACGGCGCTGAGGTGACGGGTGTGCCGGTGCGCGAGGAGATCTTCGCGATCCCGGAGAAGGTTGGTGGTGAGCCTCGTCTGCTGGTGACGGCGGGTAGTAACGGGGCGCAGATATTTAACGATCT carries:
- the murG gene encoding undecaprenyldiphospho-muramoylpentapeptide beta-N-acetylglucosaminyltransferase: MALRVIIAGGGTGGHVVPALAIGRKLREEYDGECVYVGTQRGIETKLVPEAGFRLELVRSGQLNRVSLKTKLKTYLDLPRGVLQCMALMRSFKPQVVVGVGGYASGPAMLAAVLMRVPTLMYEPNAVPGMTNRLLGKRVSAAAVNFAATVPFFHGAEVTGVPVREEIFAIPEKVGGEPRLLVTAGSNGAQIFNDLMPRIVARLLREVPGLTVVHQAGARHLEMTRAAFAASEADPARWSVEAFLADMPAQYAAADVVLARSGSTVSELCAAGKPSLLVPFPQAADDHQRKNAEVLAEAGAARMILQRDVTAEVLAENLLEMLRDQALRSNMSRAARSLAKPGALDRIAGMVVRLAEGRG
- the ftsW gene encoding putative lipid II flippase FtsW encodes the protein MAKRVGVDKWMFGTVLTLVMFGLVMVFSASAVIAKATQGSPYAFVAKQAVFVAIGLVGLFVLMKVDYRRYNNPKVIFPMMGVTALLLLAVFAMGAMNGAHRWIRFGGFTLQPSELAKPVIVLFLAWFLQTRIHQIDNIKETILPAALPPLVFIALILKEPDLGTAMVCAVVLMAMLYLAGMQMKWIGAAILAATPVMYFMLFRVAWRRARLMAFWNPEADPRGVGYHTLQSLIAVGTGGIHGKGLMEGVQKLFFLPEPHTDFIFAVICEELGLIGALLVLAAFCVLGFRGLRAAYRSTDPFARFVAFGMTTTILVQAFFNISVVLSIVPNKGLPLPFISSGGTSVAIMLACMGVLLNVTREID